DNA sequence from the Nitrospirota bacterium genome:
CCCGCAGTGTCTTTGGATCGATCTCTGAGATATTTCTTTTTGCATTTACGGCACAATATTGTTTTGTGATTCAATATGTCATGCTGAGTAAAACCACAATGACTGCATTCAACGAGCCCCCAACTATATCCCGTCAATTTGCTTCGCACTTCGTTAATCACGTATGTTTCGTGGCTTATCAAGTTAAGCGCATTCTTGATAACGTAATCAAGTGACATTGCCAGTTCTGAAATAAATGTCTCTTCCTTCTCCCACTTTTCGATTTCCGCATGAATCTCGTGCCCAGGATGTCTGATGACAAGCCAGCCAGATAGCTGGAGATTCACGTCCTTTCTTCTATCCTTGAGACTATGCCGGTTTCTGTGTGATCTAAGGCCATCACATTCCAAGGCTATCTTGACAGGGTTATGTCTTGTACCGCCATACACGGCAAAATCTATTTCATATTCGAGAAAAGGTGGCGGACTATAGTCAAACTTATTTTCAATAAGAACTCGTTCATGTGGAACAACGAAATACGGCTGGTGATCGCCAGGGAATTGATTTAGAAGCAAGTAAAATTCTTTTTCTAAATCTGATGCATCCTCCGACGCCATGAAATCATCGACCCATTTAAACAAGTCATCGAAACTTGGCTGAAGCTCATAATGATCATCTTCAAGCTTCTTTCGTAGTTTTTGATATCTCGATTGAAAGTCGAGCGCCATGGTGACTCCGGTTATTGATTTCTTCTACGGGTTATGGAATAAATGGTTCCGAAAACCACTTTAAACTCGAATCGGTTGCTGCAACATAAAATGATGAATTCCAATCTTGCACGAAGAACAGATATGCAAAAGCATTTTCAGACTGAAGGGGAGGTAGTTTTATGTTCGAATTCAATTTCGCTGATTCTAAAGGGCTAGCATCAATCCACGGTGTACCGGGCTTAGTGTAGTTATAGGTCGTATCGGGCGGATCAATGATAAAATATTCGAGCCCAGTCAGCTTCAAAATGCATTTTCTGTATGCTTCCCGTTCAATTTCGTTCTTTCCATCCGGGCTGCCAACCAGAACATCAAGGGTTATTGTTGCTTCTCTTTTGACATAATCTACAGAGAAGCTATTGATATGGGCATCATGGAAGCCATTCGGCAATGATCGCTCTAATTCAATTAATGTCACCTTTTGCCCCTTCTTCAGAAACTAACCAGTGATTAGTGGGACGAACTCCGGCATCTAATATTAGATACCGGTATATAATACTATATGCAAGCATCTACTATTAGATGCTTCTTCTCTTCCGTGCACTGGTTGCGTGGCATCTAATATTATATGCTTTTCAGTTCTGTGCCTTTGACCCTGCCGCATCGGATTAACTACAATTTCACGTCCGGGCCCCATCTTCCTTTTGCCACACTAGCTTTTTCCTGCAATGCGGTTTCCGAAAATCCGCCCCGGACGGGGAATTGTGTTCCTATCGCGCTGCAACGTCAGGAATTGTTATCCTGGGCATCCACCTGCCGGTTCCAAACATTCAGGTCACCTGCCACTCTTTTTCTCCGTCGTTCCCGTCATCGATGAGGAGGGCGAGGATGCCATCTGTCCGGTACCGGCCGGAGAGCTGGTCAGCCCCTCGCTGTTTTTCGGCTGGATTGTCGGTGTGGTCCCCGTCGTAGTCTTCGGTTGCTCCTGATGCATGACCGGAGAATGGCCAAACGGCCACGAAATCATTGACCGGTAGTAGTAGACACCAAAACCCGCAGCTGCCATGAGCAGTACGAGGGCAACACCGATGAATGCGTTCGTCCAGCTTGACTGGGTCCCCCTCAGCGGAACCAGCAGGGTCTCGTGCTCCGGCGCTGCCTCAAACAGGTTGCGCGTCACGAGGTAGTCCGAGATCCTGAGCAGGGAAGCCGCTTTCGTGGTCCTGCCCGCGAGGCGCTTACCCAGCTTTCTCTGGACCTCGAGGACCGACCCGTATCTCCGGGTCGGCTTTTTTCTGAGGCACTTCTTGATGAGCCACTGGAGGCGGCGCGGAATCTCATCATTCACGCTGCGCGGAGAAAGGAACTTGTCCTTGACGATCTTTGCCGTGACCGGGCGGGCATCGTCGTCCTTGAAGGGCTTGACGCCCGTGAACATCTCGTACAGCACGACGCCGAAGGAGAAGATGTCCGACCGGACGTCGAGCGGCTGTCCGAGGATCTGCTCCGGGGACATGTAGGCGGGCGTGCCGATGGACGTGCCCGGCGAGGTCAGGGCCTCGTGGTTCCTGCCCTGGGCGATCCCGAAGTCCATGAGCTTCACTTCTCCGTTCCGCTTGATCATGATGTTCGACGGCTTGATGTCGCGGTGCACGAGTCCGCGCATGTGGGCATAGTCGAGGGCGGAGCCCACCTGGACGGCGATCATGATCCCCACATCGACGGGCAGGGCCCCTGTCTTGTCGATGACATCGGCCAGCGTGGTCCCGTCGACGTACTCCATCACGATGGCGTAGTGCGGTCTCTTCCAGTAATCGTAGATGTGGACGATGTTCTCGTGCTGGAGAGACGCGGCAACGCGGCTTTCGCGTTCGAAACGCTTCACGATCTGGCGGTCCGCATGAAAGGACCTCTTCAGTTCCTTGATGGCAACCAGCCGGTCGAGGGACTTCTGGACGGCCTTGTACACCGTGGCCATGCCGCCGGAGCCGATCTCCGTGACGATCTCGTACTCGTCTTTTATCTGTCTCTGCATGATGCTTGTCCTTGATCACGGGATGGAGAAAGGCGGTCAAGCCGCATTCTGGTTAGAGTGCGCGGTCTGATCAATTTCCGTCCTATTCCCCTCTTCATCGTACCCGCTCAGTATGAATGATAGGCCGGTCCCGGGTATCCGTCAAGGTCAAAAAGCCAGGTCTTTCAGGTACAACCGGTTTTCCCGTTCCTTCTTCTTCCACGGTATGCTAAAATAACACGATGAAGAAAGCCGGTAAAAAAACCTCAACCACATCGAGAAGACCGGACCAGACCGAAGTGCTTGCAGGCCTGGACCAGAAACCGCTGATCTTCAAGAAAGCCCGGTTCGTGGTCACCGCGGGGAGGGATGAGGGAAAAGAAGTAATGGTCCACGACCCGGTCGTCACCATCGGCACGCTTCCGGAGAGCAGCCTCGTGCTCACCGACCCCACGGTCTCGCGCAGGCACGCCGTGGTCGAGGAAACCGCAGCCGGCTACGTCCTCAAGGACGAGGGAAGCACGAACGGGACGTTCATGAACGGCGTGAGGGTCCGGGAGGGGTATCTCTCGCCCGGCGCCGTTATTCGTCTGGGCCAGACCGAGATGATCTTCTCGCCCATCGAGGAGCGCGTCGAGGTCCCGCGCAGTTCGCGCGACCACTTCGGCGAGCTGCTCGGCGCCACGGCTTCCATGCGCGAGGTCTTCGGCATCCTCGAGCGCGTATCCCCGGCCGACATGACCGTGCTCATTCAGGGCGAGACCGGGACGGGCAAGGAGCTCGCAGCGCGGGCCATTCACGATCACAGCCGCAGGGCAACGGCGCCCTTCGTGGTGTTCGACTGCGGCGCCGCGGCGCCCACCCTGATCGAAAGCGAGCTCTTCGGCCACGAAAAAGGGGCGTTCACCGACGCGGTGAAATCCCGCCAGGGCGCCTTCGAACTCGCCGACAACGGCACGCTGTTCCTGGACGAGATCGGCGAGCTTGCGCCCCCGCTCCAGCCCAAGCTCCTGCGCGCGCTGGACCAGCGCGAAGTGAAGCGCGTGGGCGCGGAGCGGTCCGCGAGGGTGAACGTTCGCGTCATCGCGGCCACGAACCGGGACCTCGAGAAAGAAGTGAAAGCCGGCAGGTTCCGTGAGGACCTCTACTACAGGCTCTCGGCGGTCAGCATCCAGCTTCCGCCCCTTCGCAAGCGGAAGGAGGACATCGGGCTGATCGCGAAGCGCCTCCTGGCAGGCATCTCTGAAGGCACGGACAAGAAAGTCATTGACCTTTCTTCCGAGGCCGCGGCGGCCCTCGCCGCCTACTCCTGGCCGGGCAACGTGCGGGAGCTCAGGAACGTCCTCGAGAGGGCCTCGGCGCTGAGCGACGGCAAGCGGATCGAGGTCAGGGACCTCTTCCTCTCGCAGGGGAAGAAGACCGCGACCCTCGAGGGCCTGAGCGGAAAGACGCTCGAAGAGATCGAGAAAGCGGCGATCCTTGCCACGCTCAGGTCCACGGCGGGCAACAAGACCGAGGCCGCGAAACAGCTCGGCATAGCCTACTCCACCCTGTACGAGAAAATGAAGAAGTACGGGATGTAAGAGCAAAAGGCGGTTTATCGCGCAAAGACGCAAAGACGCAAAGAAAATCAAATACAGCCGCCTGTGAAAGACACCACCTTTCCATGAAATTGTTCTAAGACCATTCCTTTTTTACATCTTCTCCCTTTTGAGCGGATACTTTCCTCTTTCTCAGAAGAATTGAATTTCTTTTGCATATCCCCTTCGTAGCCTGAACGAATTTCTTGACCCGTCCAGGGCCACGTCCGCTCGGCAGCGCAAACTCGGCCTGCGGCCTCAGACATGCGCGTCCGCCCTGCCGGGACGCTTCCTTAGGCCAAGACGGGTGCCCAAGAAATTCGTAGGGCCGCTCCGGGGACATGCGGGGTTTGGGTAAAGAAACAAGACCTTTGCCTTTCAGAGGCCCCTGCATCCCGTGAACAGGTACGCGCATAAGCATGCGCCAGCTGTTATGACCGGAACCATCACAAAGCCAGGCAGACACGTCCGAGCCCGCTGTTCCGCGCGAGGGGAAGTGCTGCGATGCCCGAAAAGGCTGAGTAGCAGTAACCGCAACGCATGCCTGCGCGGACCTGTGAACCGGGGTGCAGAAAAAAGAAAAGCATCGTGAACTTCCCTGGTAGGACCTGTCTTACTAAGTGTCCTCCACGACCACATGGCCCGCGTTCCTACCCCAGCCGGAAGAAACAACCCGGCGTCATCACCATCGCCGCCATTGCCGCCGCAAGCGCAATAGCAACCGCATTGATCAGCAGCCACGGCCACTGCCTCTTGAACAGGAGCTGCGGCCGCAGGACGCCCGCGTCCGTCTTGACAATGATGCGGGGCCGGTACTCCCTGCCCGGCTTCAGCAGCCTGCCTTTTACCCGGAAGAGGATCCACGATGCATCCGTGCCGAAGGTTGCGGGCTTCGGCGCTATCCAGAGATCGTCCGTTGAAAGGGTCCCCGTGGTGCCGCTCAGGCCGAGGGCCATCACCGGCACGCTCACCCAGGAGACCTTTTTCCACCACGGGAGCCTGATCATCTTCCCCGGCCTGGCGTAGATGACGTCCCCCCTTCTCCTGGCCGGTATCGACAGGGCGAGCAGGACCTTCTGGATCGCGGCCTTCATCTCATGGGCGCTCTGGAAACGCTTGTCCCTGTCCGGCGCCAGCGCTTTCGTGATGACGGCTGCGGTCTCGCGGCTCAGCTTCCGGTTCACACGCCGGGGATCGGGGAAATGATGCGGGTCTTCGGCGGGGCTCCTTCCCGTAAGGCAGTGGTGCATGGTCGCGCCGAGCGAGAAGATGTCCGACCGCACGTCGGTCTGGCCGACGCCGTACTGTTCGGGCGCGGCATACCCGGGCGTGCCGTACACGTAGGTGTCCTCGATCTTGTCCTCCTTGAAAAAACGCGCAATGCCGAAGTCGATGAGCTTCACCCTGCCGACCCGGTCGATCATGATGTTCGAGGGCTTGAGGTCCCGGAACACGACCGGCCTCGGTCTTTGCACGCTCAGGAAGTGCACCGCCCTGCTGATCTGGAGCGCCCAGGAAAGGGCCAGCTTCTCATCCACCGGCTTTCCGCGGCGGCCGTCGAGGATCTTCTCGAGCGTCCTGCCCCGGATGTATTCCATGACGATGTAGTAGGCGCCGGCCTCCGTAAAGTAATCGAAGACCTTCGGAAGGTTCGGGTGGCTGAAGCGCGTCAGTATCCTGGCCTCGGTCTGGAACTGGACCACGGCTTCGCGCGCCTTGTCCGGGGACAGCTTGCCCGGGTGGAGCTCCTTGACGGCCAGAACCATGCCTCCCCGTGAACGGTCCGCGACCTTGTACACGCACCCCATCCCGCCTTGTCCGAGGACGCCGGTTATTTCGTACCTGTTTTTGAGAAGGCGTTTCATTGTCGTTTTGTCAAATGTCAGCATACGTCATTCCTGCGAAAGCAGGAATCCAGGGTCCCGTCTCAAGCCACTGGATTCCGGGTCAAGCCCGGAATGACGGTTTTGGATACTGCCTATGCCGCCTTCACGCCGCACTTTACGCAGAACCTCGCGTTCGCGCTGACAGGGCTGCCGCATCCCGCGCAGGTCCTCCTGGTCTCGCTGCTGAAGACGATCGTCGTACGGCCCACGTTGATGACGTCTCCGTCCGCAAGGACCTTTCTGCCCGCGACCCTGTTTTTGTTCACGAACGTCCCCGCGCGGGACCCCTTGTCCTCGATGACGTACTGTCCGTTCTCCTTCATGATCTCGGCGTGCTGCTGCTCGACGTCGCTGTCCCGGAACAGGCCGAGCTCATTGCGCTCGTCCCTGCCGATGGTAACGTTCGCGTCGATGTCGATGTCCTTCTTCGTCCCCCGTCCGCGCACGAGGCTCAGATGGGCGGTCCGGTACTGTTGTTCTACCTTCCTGAGCGAGATCCCGACGAGCACGAGAACGCTCGCAAGCGATACGCCGAATGCCCAGCCCGGTACGCCTCCGGTTGCGCCGAACAGGGACGACTCGGGCTGGAAGTACGCGCGCGTTGCCTGCGGGCCGTTCTTGAGCGTGAGCGACACGCTCCTGAGATAGTCGCCCCGCTCCCCGGTCCGATAGGTGATGATGTATTCATTGCGGATCCGTTTGCTGATGGTCTGGTAGATCTCGGCAAGACCGTCCGGCGTAGGGGTAAAGAAGTAGACCCCCCCGCTCTGCTCCGCGATTCCCTCAAGCCTTGCCGCGCGCACGTCCCTGCCCAGGCCGATCACGTACAGGGAGACATTCGCCTTGATCGCCGCCACGACCGCCTGGTTGATGTCAAGTGTTCCCCGGTTTGCCTTACCGTCGGTCAGTACGATCACCGCCCTCCTGCCGGGCACCCCCTGCACCGTTGCCACGCCAGCTGCGATGGCATCGAACAGCGCCGTGTGGCCCCCGGCCTTGACGGCTTCCGTGTCCTGTTTGAGCAGCGCGATGTTGTCCGTCAGGCCTTCCTTCAGTTCCACTTTGTCGCTGAACGTAATGAACGAAGCGCGGTCGCCGGGCTCCATGAGCGAAAGGAACCGAAGGACCGATTCCCTGGCCCGCTTGATCTTCTCGCCCTCCATGGACCCGCTCCGGTCGAGGACGATGCCGAAGCTGAACGGCTGAGGCGAGCCGTCAACGCCGTTCATCGAATCGATCTTGATCGAACGGCCATTCTCCGAAAGCGTCATGCCTTCTCTGGTCAATCCGCGCGCCGGCTTGCCCTCCGCGTCCAGGGCGGACACATACGCCTTGACCGTTGGGAACCCGGCAAGGTCGAACTGGCTGATCCGGACCGTTGCGGGCTCTCCTGCAAGTGCCGAAGATGCGGACAGCCCCGATATCGAAGCTCCGAGAAGAACAATGATAAGCGCGGCTGCCGCTTTCTTCACGGCCGAGAAAAGGAGCAGGATGCTCCCGACCCTGATCACGTCGCCGTCCGCAAGCCTGGCGCTTTTGATCAGCTTCTCGTTCACGTACAGGTTGCCGTCCTTTTCGGTTTCGATCGAGAAGTGCCCGTTCGTCCGCATGATGGCCGCATGCTGAAGTCCCACGCCTTCCGCGCCGGAGAGGCAGATATCCGAGCGGTCGTCCCTGCCCACCACGCTCACGTCCTTAAGGAGCGGGAACTCTCTTCCGATGTGCCGTCCCTTGACGACCTTCACTTTCGCGGACACAAACGCCTCCTCGACCAGGCTGATGAAGGCGCCGATGGACAGGCCGAGCAGGGAAAGCCCTGCAAGGGTCGACCAGATCGAGGTCGCCGAAAGCTCATAGAACAGGAGCCCGCCGACCAGGCCGCCGAGCGCGCCTCCCAAAAGCCCGTACAGGGCCCGTTCCCGCGAGCGGATCATGACGCCCCCGGACAGACCAGCAACAGCGCCCAGGATCGCCCACCCCAGGGCAACGGCCAGAGCCACGCCCATGGATGCCTTGAACCCGCCGGCGTCTGCAACGATCCTGCCGAGGGTCTTGAAGGTAGTGCTGCCCAAGGCGGCGCCGGCCGCACCGCCCAGGAAACCCGAGACCGCGCCGAGGCCTGCGCGTTTGGCCGCGACCTTGTACTGTCTGCCCGTGATCGACTCATGGCTCCACAGGAACCCGCCGATGAACAGGCCGGCAAGGCCCCCGAGCATCGTTTCGGTCAGCAAGCCCCCTGCGGACCTGGATGACACCGCGAGAATGAACGCCCACGCGGCCGAGCCGCCGAGAGCGCCCGTGATCGCATACAGAATTATTTTTGTCATGGTAGACATTTTGCACCCTCCTTCCTGAATACAGACGCGGGGAAGGGACGACGGTGAGACGGAGCGACGGTTTCTAGGGCCGTTTCATTTTGGCTCTTCACTCCCGTCGCCCTGTCACCATGTCCCTCAGTCCGCATTCCCCTATGCTGCCTTCACGGACAGCGACAGTTTGCCGAACCTGACCTCGTCTCCGGGCTTGATCGTCTCGGGCGCATGGGGCTGAATGCGCTTCTTGTTGATGAACGTCCCGTTCGTGGACCCCATGTCCTCGACCATGTAGTCTGCGCCCGCGTGGTGGATGACCGCATGCTTCCGGGACACGCCCTTCTCCAGGCCTCCGAGGTTGGTCAGGTCCACGTCGGGAAACACCTCACTGATGGGATCTTCCCTGCCGATCATGACTTCGTCCTTGGCGGGAATGTCCAGCGTGCTCCCCTCCGGAGAGGCGAACACCAGCTTCGGCCCGCTTGTCTCCATTTCTAACCCGAGGATCTCGGACCGCTCTTCCAGTTTTGCTCCGCACTCTTCGCAAAAGAGCGCACCTTCAATGTTCTCCATCTGACATTCTTTGCATTTCATGACAGTATCCTCCTTTTTTGTCGCGTATTGTCTAACTGCGAACCACAGAGCACACTGAGACTTCCTGAATCAGGGGTAAGGCATCTCCGTGTTCCTCGCTCTGCGTACTCGCCAAGTGTCCTCATGCGTACGTGATAATCCTCTGTGGCCTCTGTGGTTTGCTGCTTGCCTCACTCCTCACGGCTTCATCCCCGTCATCGTCTGCGTGAGTTTCCTTGTTCCATACTCGAGCTTCTTGGTCCCCGCCGCGCTCAAGGAGCCGGTCTTCTTGAGCCCCAGGATTTCCCTCTCCGCCGTTTTGGCGAGATCGTCTTCGCCCATGTTCAGGAGCACGGTGGCCGCCGCCTGGAGCTTCTGCGTTGCAGCCGCGATGTTGCCCGCCTGCGCCTCGGTCAGCGCCCTGGTCTGGAGCTTGAATGCGCTCACCTTCTCGACGAGATGCATCACCTCGGCGTTCACCTTCGCAGCCGATGCGGCATCCGCGAAGAATGCGATCGACAGGTCATGCCTGCTGATCTCGTTCCTGACGCCCTGTGACGGGATATCGTAGGAGACCGCCACCTGGCCGAGACGAAGAGCGCCTTCCTTGTGCGCCGGCACGCGCGCCTCGATCAGCACCATCTGGCCTTTCCTGCCGTCCAGGCTGCCGAGTTCCATCATGACGTCATTGTTCTTGATCGCCTTTCCGCTCACATCGGCGATCATCGGCAGGGTGACGTAGACTTTCGCAGGTCTGACGCCGGGGCTCATCCGCGCCGTCAGTTTCAGGTTCGTCGCGGCAACGGACTGCATGCCCGTCACCTCTTTGCGGAACGCATCAAGGATGGCGATGGGGTTCTGGATCCAATGCGAATCCCCGCGCGAACGCTCCGCGATCTGGAGCAGAAGCTTCTCGTTCCACTCCTCTCCCAGGCCGAGGCTCGATATCGCGATGCCCTGTTTGCCAGCCTCGTCGGCAAGCCTGAGGCAGGCGTCCTCGTCGTCCCAGGTCTGGCCGTCCGTGAGCAGGAGAACCCTGTTGACGCGGTCCTGGCCGTAACCCTTCTTCAGTTCTTCCAGCCCGGCCTTGAGCCCGTCCGATATCTGGGTCCCGCCCCGCGCGATGACCTGGGCGATCGCTGCCTTGATCCCGTCGCGGTCCTTCGCGGGCTGGTTCGGAACGAGCGTCTCGACCTGGTCGTCGAAGATGGTGACCGAAATGCTGTCCCTTTCGCTCATATGGTCGACCACGTATCCCACGGCTTCCTTCATGTTCTCCATTTTTTCGCCGTCCATGGAGCCGCTTCGGTCCAGCACCAGGGCAATGTTCATCGGCATGGTCCCCGGCACGGCCCCGCTGCCCGGCCTGATGTCCACCAGCGCATAGACGGCCTGCTCTGATCCGGTAACCGGGAGAGCGTCTTTGCTCATGATG
Encoded proteins:
- a CDS encoding serine/threonine-protein kinase, yielding MLTFDKTTMKRLLKNRYEITGVLGQGGMGCVYKVADRSRGGMVLAVKELHPGKLSPDKAREAVVQFQTEARILTRFSHPNLPKVFDYFTEAGAYYIVMEYIRGRTLEKILDGRRGKPVDEKLALSWALQISRAVHFLSVQRPRPVVFRDLKPSNIMIDRVGRVKLIDFGIARFFKEDKIEDTYVYGTPGYAAPEQYGVGQTDVRSDIFSLGATMHHCLTGRSPAEDPHHFPDPRRVNRKLSRETAAVITKALAPDRDKRFQSAHEMKAAIQKVLLALSIPARRRGDVIYARPGKMIRLPWWKKVSWVSVPVMALGLSGTTGTLSTDDLWIAPKPATFGTDASWILFRVKGRLLKPGREYRPRIIVKTDAGVLRPQLLFKRQWPWLLINAVAIALAAAMAAMVMTPGCFFRLG
- a CDS encoding FHA domain-containing protein, with protein sequence MKCKECQMENIEGALFCEECGAKLEERSEILGLEMETSGPKLVFASPEGSTLDIPAKDEVMIGREDPISEVFPDVDLTNLGGLEKGVSRKHAVIHHAGADYMVEDMGSTNGTFINKKRIQPHAPETIKPGDEVRFGKLSLSVKAA
- a CDS encoding sigma 54-interacting transcriptional regulator; translated protein: MKKAGKKTSTTSRRPDQTEVLAGLDQKPLIFKKARFVVTAGRDEGKEVMVHDPVVTIGTLPESSLVLTDPTVSRRHAVVEETAAGYVLKDEGSTNGTFMNGVRVREGYLSPGAVIRLGQTEMIFSPIEERVEVPRSSRDHFGELLGATASMREVFGILERVSPADMTVLIQGETGTGKELAARAIHDHSRRATAPFVVFDCGAAAPTLIESELFGHEKGAFTDAVKSRQGAFELADNGTLFLDEIGELAPPLQPKLLRALDQREVKRVGAERSARVNVRVIAATNRDLEKEVKAGRFREDLYYRLSAVSIQLPPLRKRKEDIGLIAKRLLAGISEGTDKKVIDLSSEAAAALAAYSWPGNVRELRNVLERASALSDGKRIEVRDLFLSQGKKTATLEGLSGKTLEEIEKAAILATLRSTAGNKTEAAKQLGIAYSTLYEKMKKYGM
- a CDS encoding serine/threonine-protein kinase is translated as MQRQIKDEYEIVTEIGSGGMATVYKAVQKSLDRLVAIKELKRSFHADRQIVKRFERESRVAASLQHENIVHIYDYWKRPHYAIVMEYVDGTTLADVIDKTGALPVDVGIMIAVQVGSALDYAHMRGLVHRDIKPSNIMIKRNGEVKLMDFGIAQGRNHEALTSPGTSIGTPAYMSPEQILGQPLDVRSDIFSFGVVLYEMFTGVKPFKDDDARPVTAKIVKDKFLSPRSVNDEIPRRLQWLIKKCLRKKPTRRYGSVLEVQRKLGKRLAGRTTKAASLLRISDYLVTRNLFEAAPEHETLLVPLRGTQSSWTNAFIGVALVLLMAAAGFGVYYYRSMISWPFGHSPVMHQEQPKTTTGTTPTIQPKNSEGLTSSPAGTGQMASSPSSSMTGTTEKKSGR
- a CDS encoding VWA domain-containing protein, translated to MKNELNVRCIMSKDALPVTGSEQAVYALVDIRPGSGAVPGTMPMNIALVLDRSGSMDGEKMENMKEAVGYVVDHMSERDSISVTIFDDQVETLVPNQPAKDRDGIKAAIAQVIARGGTQISDGLKAGLEELKKGYGQDRVNRVLLLTDGQTWDDEDACLRLADEAGKQGIAISSLGLGEEWNEKLLLQIAERSRGDSHWIQNPIAILDAFRKEVTGMQSVAATNLKLTARMSPGVRPAKVYVTLPMIADVSGKAIKNNDVMMELGSLDGRKGQMVLIEARVPAHKEGALRLGQVAVSYDIPSQGVRNEISRHDLSIAFFADAASAAKVNAEVMHLVEKVSAFKLQTRALTEAQAGNIAAATQKLQAAATVLLNMGEDDLAKTAEREILGLKKTGSLSAAGTKKLEYGTRKLTQTMTGMKP
- a CDS encoding VWA domain-containing protein, with product MSTMTKIILYAITGALGGSAAWAFILAVSSRSAGGLLTETMLGGLAGLFIGGFLWSHESITGRQYKVAAKRAGLGAVSGFLGGAAGAALGSTTFKTLGRIVADAGGFKASMGVALAVALGWAILGAVAGLSGGVMIRSRERALYGLLGGALGGLVGGLLFYELSATSIWSTLAGLSLLGLSIGAFISLVEEAFVSAKVKVVKGRHIGREFPLLKDVSVVGRDDRSDICLSGAEGVGLQHAAIMRTNGHFSIETEKDGNLYVNEKLIKSARLADGDVIRVGSILLLFSAVKKAAAALIIVLLGASISGLSASSALAGEPATVRISQFDLAGFPTVKAYVSALDAEGKPARGLTREGMTLSENGRSIKIDSMNGVDGSPQPFSFGIVLDRSGSMEGEKIKRARESVLRFLSLMEPGDRASFITFSDKVELKEGLTDNIALLKQDTEAVKAGGHTALFDAIAAGVATVQGVPGRRAVIVLTDGKANRGTLDINQAVVAAIKANVSLYVIGLGRDVRAARLEGIAEQSGGVYFFTPTPDGLAEIYQTISKRIRNEYIITYRTGERGDYLRSVSLTLKNGPQATRAYFQPESSLFGATGGVPGWAFGVSLASVLVLVGISLRKVEQQYRTAHLSLVRGRGTKKDIDIDANVTIGRDERNELGLFRDSDVEQQHAEIMKENGQYVIEDKGSRAGTFVNKNRVAGRKVLADGDVINVGRTTIVFSSETRRTCAGCGSPVSANARFCVKCGVKAA